One window of the Streptomyces sp. TS71-3 genome contains the following:
- a CDS encoding immunity 49 family protein, with product MPEVTCHEVGERYLARALEDITGRTYRGWHWMRYADASPEKLDEIRDDLLDHVAARAAQDPALRPSARTALRTAAECSLGTLSLGCFPKGDQEIPFPLIDESLSSRSIAFGDIVELAPTARTWCDGFAVCLVSGVLGEWRRGVGLLLRDDYAPAIRDGLPDSKQNSVSDPADLAAMEALCGYLAPSRGHLPRDRPTAPLRKPDGEQRAEAARRLDAEAALTPDQRLLRVLLDDDRHAFEQALVARLVEHRESVGPDPAPRTLLPVGALALAALAVQVHGWEPGVRSGYLPASLLGSPAGPRPAARADGDGRA from the coding sequence GTGCCGGAAGTGACATGCCACGAGGTCGGCGAGCGGTACCTGGCCCGGGCGCTCGAAGACATCACAGGCCGGACCTATCGGGGGTGGCACTGGATGCGGTACGCCGACGCCTCCCCCGAGAAGCTCGACGAGATACGCGACGACCTCCTCGACCACGTCGCCGCCCGGGCCGCGCAGGACCCGGCGCTCCGGCCGTCGGCGCGCACGGCACTGCGGACCGCGGCGGAGTGCTCGCTGGGGACGCTGAGCCTCGGCTGCTTCCCCAAGGGCGACCAGGAGATCCCGTTCCCCCTCATCGACGAGAGCCTCAGCAGCAGGTCCATCGCCTTCGGCGACATCGTCGAGCTGGCCCCCACGGCCCGGACGTGGTGCGACGGGTTTGCGGTATGCCTGGTCAGCGGCGTGCTCGGGGAGTGGCGGCGGGGGGTCGGCCTGCTGCTGCGCGACGACTACGCGCCCGCGATCCGCGACGGGCTGCCGGACTCGAAGCAGAACTCGGTGTCGGACCCGGCGGACCTCGCCGCGATGGAGGCACTGTGCGGCTACCTGGCCCCGTCACGCGGGCATCTGCCCCGTGACCGGCCCACCGCGCCCCTGCGCAAGCCGGACGGGGAGCAGCGCGCGGAGGCCGCCCGCCGGCTGGACGCGGAGGCCGCCCTGACACCGGACCAGCGCCTCCTGCGGGTCCTCCTCGACGACGACCGGCACGCCTTCGAGCAGGCTCTCGTGGCCCGGCTCGTGGAGCACCGCGAGAGCGTGGGCCCCGATCCCGCGCCCCGGACCCTGCTCCCGGTCGGGGCGCTCGCCCTGGCCGCCCTCGCCGTCCAGGTGCACGGGTGGGAGCCGGGCGTCCGGTCCGGATACCTCCCGGCGTCCCTGCTGGGCTCCCCCGCCGGGCCCCGGCCGGCGGCGCGCGCCGACGGAGACGGCCGGGCCTGA
- a CDS encoding mercuric reductase: MADESYDVIVIGTSQGGRFLPIDLAKAGRKVALVERGHLGGVCVNIGCTPTKTMVASARLAHLARRGAEYGVRTGAVSVDLAAVRERKRAMVAGARENYASRLTQDGLDVIEGEARFTGPRTVEIALSDGGTRTLGASVIVIDTGTRPRPTVIDGAQDVPVLDSTSIMELEELPEHLVVLGGGYIGLEFGQMFRRFGSEVTIVQTRPRLMMIEDEDASEEVAAILREDGITVLTSATPQRVEAAGGGRLRLTVRTLDGERQIEGSHLLSAIGRVPNTEALDPAAAGIRLSDRGFIEVDEYLETSVPGVFAMGDVKGGPAFTHLSYDDYRILRANLLGGEKASTRDRIVPYTVFMDPQFGRVGMTEREAREQKRRIRVAKLPMNAVIRALETGETRGYMKAVVDADTRKILGATVLCAEGGEIMTIIQVAMLGELPYTAMANAVFTHPLLAEGLNSLFEMFDEAP, encoded by the coding sequence GTGGCAGACGAGAGCTATGACGTCATCGTGATCGGGACCAGCCAGGGCGGCCGGTTCCTCCCCATCGACCTGGCGAAGGCGGGCAGGAAGGTGGCGCTCGTCGAGCGCGGCCACCTGGGCGGCGTCTGCGTGAACATCGGCTGCACCCCCACCAAGACGATGGTCGCCAGCGCGCGTCTCGCCCACCTGGCGCGGCGCGGCGCCGAGTACGGCGTGCGGACCGGTGCGGTGTCGGTCGACCTCGCCGCCGTGCGGGAGCGCAAGCGGGCGATGGTCGCGGGCGCGCGGGAGAACTACGCGAGCCGCCTGACGCAGGACGGGCTCGACGTGATCGAGGGCGAGGCCCGTTTCACGGGGCCCAGAACCGTCGAGATCGCCCTGTCGGACGGCGGCACGCGGACGCTCGGCGCGTCGGTGATCGTCATCGACACGGGCACCAGGCCGAGGCCGACGGTGATCGACGGCGCGCAGGACGTGCCCGTCCTGGACTCGACGTCGATCATGGAGCTGGAGGAGCTTCCCGAGCACCTGGTCGTCCTCGGCGGCGGCTACATCGGGCTGGAGTTCGGGCAGATGTTCCGCAGGTTCGGCAGCGAGGTCACGATCGTCCAGACCCGTCCGCGCCTGATGATGATCGAGGACGAGGACGCCTCGGAGGAGGTCGCCGCCATCCTGCGCGAGGACGGGATCACGGTCCTGACCTCGGCCACCCCGCAGCGGGTCGAGGCGGCGGGCGGCGGGCGCCTGCGGCTGACCGTGCGCACCCTGGACGGCGAGCGGCAGATCGAGGGCTCCCACCTGCTGTCGGCCATCGGCCGCGTCCCCAACACGGAGGCGCTCGACCCCGCGGCGGCCGGAATCCGGCTGAGCGACAGGGGCTTCATCGAGGTCGACGAGTACCTGGAGACCTCCGTGCCCGGTGTCTTCGCCATGGGGGACGTCAAGGGCGGCCCGGCCTTCACCCACCTCTCGTACGACGACTACCGGATCCTGCGCGCCAACCTGCTCGGCGGCGAGAAGGCGAGCACGCGGGACAGGATCGTCCCGTACACCGTGTTCATGGACCCGCAGTTCGGCCGTGTCGGCATGACGGAGCGGGAGGCAAGGGAGCAGAAGCGCAGAATCCGCGTCGCGAAGCTGCCGATGAACGCCGTGATCCGGGCCCTGGAGACCGGGGAGACGCGCGGCTACATGAAGGCCGTCGTCGACGCGGACACCCGGAAGATCCTCGGCGCCACCGTGCTCTGCGCGGAGGGCGGCGAGATCATGACGATCATCCAGGTCGCCATGCTGGGCGAACTCCCGTACACCGCCATGGCGAACGCCGTCTTCACGCACCCGTTGCTGGCGGAGGGCCTCAACAGCCTCTTCGAGATGTTCGACGAGGCGCCGTAG
- a CDS encoding excalibur calcium-binding domain-containing protein: MSNPYSQQPLPEPLPEPRRAPKWARKRYVLPAIALAFFIGIGAGASGQDGQSSTDAKAKPAPTVTTTATATVSAKPEPTPTVTETVRATATVTARPAGSGSGTGSGSGSGSGGSGSSGSGSYASGSDSSGGSSGGGSGGSVYYANCSAARAAGAAPVHRGDPGYGPHLDRDGDGVGCE, translated from the coding sequence ATGTCGAATCCATACAGCCAGCAGCCCTTACCCGAACCCCTGCCCGAGCCCCGCCGTGCCCCGAAGTGGGCCCGAAAGAGATACGTTCTGCCCGCGATCGCCCTCGCCTTCTTCATCGGGATCGGCGCCGGCGCGAGCGGCCAGGACGGGCAGAGCAGCACCGACGCGAAGGCGAAGCCGGCGCCGACGGTGACCACGACCGCCACGGCGACGGTGTCCGCGAAGCCGGAGCCAACGCCTACGGTCACGGAGACGGTGCGGGCGACGGCAACGGTGACCGCCCGCCCGGCGGGGTCGGGGTCCGGGACCGGATCCGGGTCGGGGTCCGGCTCTGGTGGTTCGGGCTCATCCGGCTCGGGGTCCTACGCTTCGGGTTCCGACAGTTCGGGAGGCTCCTCCGGCGGCGGATCGGGCGGGAGCGTGTACTACGCGAACTGCTCCGCGGCCCGCGCCGCGGGGGCGGCCCCCGTGCACCGGGGCGACCCCGGTTACGGCCCCCACCTGGACCGGGACGGTGACGGCGTCGGCTGCGAGTGA